The Sulfurospirillum diekertiae genomic sequence CTCTTAGCAGCGTTGGAATTTCCTCTGATCATCTATGCGGTTAGTGATGTGTACGAAAGTCAATTTGAAGAATGCTAGTGAAAGTTGATAGTTGTTATGAAAACACCGAAAAGGTGCCAAAAGAGTTACTTTCGGCTACCTGTTTCGCTGTATTGTTTCATGCTTTCAAAGAAAGTATCACGTAAGGTATTTGTATAAGCCGTAGCTCTTTTGGCATCGGTGATTGTAATCAATGCTTCATTACCAAATTTATCACTTACTTTAGAAAGATCATATGTTAATTTTGATTTATCATTGAGTTTGGTTAGTGCTTTGAAAAATGCCTCATCCAACTCTTTATTTTTAAGTTTATCATTTTGGTAGAGATAAAGTGCAACACGGTAAACTTCGTCTTTATCGGTACTATAAACTTCAACGTATTCAATGGCATTGTCTAGAAGCTTGACATTGAAATAGTTTTGATCCTTCGTTACACAGGAAAACTCTGTACATTTAAAACCATTGGCTTCTAGGAAAGTTTTATCTTTACCAATAAGATCATCTAAAAAACCTGCAAAGAGAGAGATATGTGAAGCGATTGCGAGAAAAAGAAGTGCTTTTTTCATAACATTTACCTTTTTGTATCAAATTAAAAGTAATCAAAACCAAGAAGCAAGTGGTGGGTCCTGAGTGGCTCGAACACTCGACCACCCCGTTATGAGCGGGGTGCTCTAACCAACTGAGCTAAGGACCCATTTTAAAGAGTGAAATTGTATCTTTTTTATTGTTAAAAGAATATAAAAATAACGCTACACACGGGCTTAGAGCGAATATTTGATGGAACGGTAGGTCGGGTCAAATCGGAAAGCTAATAGGTTTTCTAAGATACCAAAAAGAGCAAAGAAAGTGATAAAACTACTTCCTCCGTAGCTGTAAAAAGGTAATGGAACACCTACTACGGGAGCTAGCCCAATCGTCATAGCAATATTAATGCTCATATAGAAAAATATCAGTAAAGAGATACCACTGGTGATGACGCGAGCAAAATAGTCTTCTTTCAAAAGAAAATTAAGACTTAAAAGGTGCGTGACTAAAGAGGCATAGCAGACTATGAGCCCCAATGCTCCCCAAAAGCCAAGACGTTCAACCGTATAGGCAAAGATAAAATCACTCGTAGCGATGGGAAGGAATTTGTAATGTGTTTGGGTTGCTTCACTGCGTTCTTTTCCTGTTAATCCACCTGAACCAATGGCAATGATAGACTGCTTAACATGGTAACTTGGCTTTTCAGAGATAAAATCAGTAATACGTTGCTTTTGGTAATCATGCAAACTATTGTACATGAGAGGGCTGCAAATACCAATGATAATGGCTAATGTAATCCATATTTTTTTATGCACACCAATCACAAAAAGCGTTCCATAGCCCAACAATACTAAAACCATAGCCGTGCCAAGGTCGGGTTCTTTTGCCACAAGTACAAATGGCAATAGAATATAAAAGCTGAGCTTAAAAAAAGACTTCCATCCATAGCCATTCTCTTCTGGAGGATTGTTCTTGATAAGGTAGGCAAGCATTAAAATAAAAGCGGGTTTGAAAATTTCAGAAGGCTGGATGGTAAAATGCACAAAGGGAATTTCTAGC encodes the following:
- a CDS encoding FtsW/RodA/SpoVE family cell cycle protein; this encodes MFQIDRRILTHFDFLIPILVLPIIVISYYLIAEANTMLANKQIVYYTVGFVVFLLFFIIPIKKIEWVIPFFYWVTIILLLSVDFFGIAKLGARRWLEIPFVHFTIQPSEIFKPAFILMLAYLIKNNPPEENGYGWKSFFKLSFYILLPFVLVAKEPDLGTAMVLVLLGYGTLFVIGVHKKIWITLAIIIGICSPLMYNSLHDYQKQRITDFISEKPSYHVKQSIIAIGSGGLTGKERSEATQTHYKFLPIATSDFIFAYTVERLGFWGALGLIVCYASLVTHLLSLNFLLKEDYFARVITSGISLLIFFYMSINIAMTIGLAPVVGVPLPFYSYGGSSFITFFALFGILENLLAFRFDPTYRSIKYSL